The region TCCAAAAAGCTTCAATTTTCACCACGCTGTCGATGTCTGTTGTTGCAACATTGCCGTGCTCAAAGCATGGCCGATCGCGGTTCGCCGCGGTTCCGATCATATCGCATCGATGGAATGTggtttccgatttccgatATGATTTCCTGAATTGAAACTGGAACAAATGAACCTACAAGACGCAAGAATCGATTTTGAACCAATTCTGTAGATAGGACATTATCTCGTCTCGGTGGCAGCACGATGGCTGATTTACACTTGTTCGTGACAATCTGACAGCAGCGCCCAACCGGTGACACGGCTGTCAATCTTGTTCCCCGTTATCTGGTCCTCACCAGTACACACAGTGGCGATAAGAGCGCTTCGTTATGCTCCTCCTGTGGGGTGGTACACGCCGATCACTACCGCGCACAGTATAGCACCAGCATATcgtgatggatgatgatgatgtctgtTGCGGGTTGGCAATGGTGTGTAACTGCTGATTGGTTCCATGGGTACCAACTGTTTGATAACGACAAGTGAAATGTTATTGCAAAATAGTTTTTAAGCTATTTCAACTTATCACACTTTGCCATTCAATGAACTTGTTAAATTAGTCTCTATCGTCGAATACTGTTTACACAAACGACATTTTAAATGACTAGAAATCCATTAAACACTCGAGTCAATCCAAAGTATGATGGACCAAAGTCTCTCTTCGCTCCTAGTGGTCGGCTGAGACGACCGATCATTTTCTCATTATGAAATATTGATTAATTGTGGTGAGTAAATTAGTTTTTCGCTCCCTCCAGTCTGCTGCGACCGTTGATTCGAAAGACGATGCACTTCAGCGAACCGGCGTGAGCGCTGTGCACCGTACGATGCTCGTTCGCCGTTGGGTtttcaccgtcagcagcagctggcgggGACAGTCGAGTAAAGTAGTGGGTATGTGAGGGTAAACTGGAACATCTGGCACCTTTTGCAATATTGATATTGCTCCCTGAAATGTTTGCAATGTCAGTCTCGCCATAAGCCAGTGTAGTCCGTGTTCAACCGGGAGTTACCTTTTAATACTCCTTTCCGTTGCGAAAAGTTCCTGGTCGTTTAATCTGCGATCCGAACAGTATCTGCATACCGGTGCTGGCGACAGGTACGAAGCCAGGTGAACAAATAGACTGTCAGGAGATTATTACTGAGCCCGTTTTGCGGTGCAATCGATGTACTACGGTCGCATCTTTGGATCAGGCAGAGCAATCTTCATCCAATGCTACGTGCCAGTGTCGTGCGGAATGTAGTGCAGCAGCTGGCCCTCGAGTGTGAAGGTGTCTGAGCTGCGGTTTACTTTCTCAAAACGAGAACTCCcatttatctttctctttgtGGCAAAATGTGACGCAAAACAGCGGTCTGagcgaaaggaacgaaacgTCACTGGATCGCTGTCCGACTGGTCCCTAAAGTGTTGAAGCAAATGTCCTTGGAAGAACGGCTTGGCCACGTCACCATCACGGAGAATCGAAAGAACTAGAATGTTTAATCAAATCATGTGTAGGCTGGTagtgggctggtggtggatgaaaaGGCGTAAATTGAGATTTATGACGCCCAGGTGCATGATTGATATAAATGAAGCGCAGTAcgtagctgttgctgtagATAGCGAAGGTCTCTGGTGATTTTGAAATTCTTAAGAAAATTTACAACCTCCATCGTGGGTGTTTCGTTGTCAATAATTGTGATTTGTGTGGTTGAACTTTTTGAGGTATCGGTCTTTGATATCATCTTTTGCAGAGTGATGGTACAGGATCACGCTTTTTTGAAAGGCCAAGTAAAGAATGAATTCTTTTTGCCACAATTTAGAGCAGAGGTGAATAAATTTAGAGCAAAGGTAGATTCGAATGAAGGTTTTTTCAACATGTCAAccttcaccacataatggagtttgagattcAAAggttatttaaccatttaaatttttattacaaacccctgaaagtaccggctactggcgcctccatttcgtggggcgcctccatttcgaagggcgcctccatcatcggatttcggaaACGGATTGCCTTTACCTTTCTGGCtttgatgaaaaaaatgcaaatggccCGCGAACTGGTTGATACATTCTTATGCGGTCGGCATTCTAATAAGAGATTGAGTCCAATAACATTATTGACacgctatcatcatcattcgatcattcgtcatttaaaaaaacacagaccTTCTTAATTTGTTCTGTTCACACGACACGGCATCATCATAACGCTGTAATGCTCATTACTGTAATGAACAAACTAATTTGGATCATCCATTGGTGCATAGAGCGCAACCGAAGACTGTCGTTCCAGTGATTCTTTCGCATTCGATGTACATTTTCATTGCTCGGCAGACACGAGCTCCATCGAGTTCATCGATTTGCAATTAATGCTCTCCCGTGTTTGTCCACCCGTGGTCCATCATGCTGATTGCATTTGGTGCTGTTTGCGTAACCTAACCGATTTTTTATTGATCGTTATTCTCCGTTCCTTAACCTTTCTCGTTTCTCATCTTACACCCCACTTGCAGATCACTGGCGGAATTGTGGTCATAACTGGAACCGTCATCCAGTCGTACTACTATCATTACTCCAACTTTGTCGGTAAATATTCGGGCAACATACTAGCGAAGGGGCACTATTAAAGTGAATCATTTGTgtattttcaatgtttttccCCCTCACCAACCACAGGCGAGAGCTTCTGGACCGCACCGATTGTGCTGATTGTGATTGGATCGATCATCTTCGTGGTGGCATGCTTCGGATGCTGTGGTGCCGCCAAGGAAAGTCCTTGTATGATAATAACGGTAGGTTTGGTTTGCTAGAATCAGCTCAGTTCTGACCCCGCTCACTAATCGGATTGAATTTCTGCTTTTTAGTTCTCCATCTTCCTCGGGGTGGTATTCCTGGTTGAGATCGGTATTGGCGTCGCCGGTTATTACAAGCACGAGCAACTGAGCGGCATCCTGGAGAAAGGCTTCAACAAAACCCTTGAAAGCTACCCGAACGATAAGGGGGCTCAGGAAGCTTGGAATCTGGTACAGTCGGAGATGCAGTGTTGTGGCATCAATGGGCCGGAAGACTGGGAGCCAATCTACAAGAACGACACCGTACCGAGGGCTTGCTGTCACCGGATGCCGATGGGGGTGACCAAGTGCACCCGGGAGTACGCATCTACGGAGGGTTGCTTCTCGAAGCTCTCCAGCTTCCTCGGCTCTAAGTCGCTCATCTTGGCCGGTATCGGCATTGGATTGGCAATCGTACAGGTCAGTAGAGGGTCACTGCCCCGCCAAGTGTAGCAAAACGACAACCAAAGTTCTGGATCACATTTCGATGGGCCTTCCGTCAAAGCGGAGCGAACAAATGAAATTAACCTTTCGCGGTTGGTGAGCAGATTGTTAATGAATCGACAACGGCCGGCTGCTGATTGAGTTTAAAAGTTTTCCCCTTCGCTCATTCGTCATTGGGGTTTGCGTCCTTTACATGCCCCATGCAAAACGGACCAAATTTATGGGTCAGAATGGCGGCTATTGGAG is a window of Anopheles aquasalis chromosome 2, idAnoAquaMG_Q_19, whole genome shotgun sequence DNA encoding:
- the LOC126570355 gene encoding CD63 antigen, whose product is MPSLGISCVRYLVFFFNFLFAITGGIVVITGTVIQSYYYHYSNFVGESFWTAPIVLIVIGSIIFVVACFGCCGAAKESPCMIITFSIFLGVVFLVEIGIGVAGYYKHEQLSGILEKGFNKTLESYPNDKGAQEAWNLVQSEMQCCGINGPEDWEPIYKNDTVPRACCHRMPMGVTKCTREYASTEGCFSKLSSFLGSKSLILAGIGIGLAIVQLIAVLLACCLYGSFRRQYETV